One genomic segment of Danio aesculapii chromosome 15, fDanAes4.1, whole genome shotgun sequence includes these proteins:
- the dhrs13b.1 gene encoding dehydrogenase/reductase SDR family member 13b.1 codes for MFEETLLIVGLMSVVFMVIRAYVRGAKCKSKVKLHGKTVIVTGSNVGIGRATAVDLARRGARVILACRSPVRGEVAVALVKRESGSQNVAFMQLDLASLKSVRSFAETFLKTEKRLDILINNAGICIQGTTEDGFGLMFGVNHLGHFLLTNLLLDRLKECAPSRIVTLSSVMHKYGNLDFDTLRTHKEFGVGKTCGSIFWIYAHSKLCNILFTHELAKRLQGTNVTCYSLHPGAVNSDFTRNLSKMTRRLIKPITTLFFKDVEAGAQTSVYCAVEEGIESLSGRYFSNCAVQKVKPKAQDDAVAKKLWEVSETLSGLS; via the exons ATGTTTGAAGAGACGTTGCTGATCGTGGGTCTTATGTCTGTGGTGTTTATGGTGATTCGTGCATATGTACGTGGAGCgaaatgtaaaagtaaagtaaaacttCATGGCAAGACCGTCATCGTTACAG GTAGCAACGTTGGCATCGGAAGAGCCACAGCGGTGGATTTAGCGCGCAGAGGCGCGAGGGTCATTCTGGCTTGCCGTAGTCCAGTGCGGGGCGAGGTTGCTGTGGCGCTTGTTAAGAGA GAGAGTGGGAGTCAAAATGTGGCGTTTATGCAGCTGGATTTGGCGAGCTTGAAATCAGTGCGCTCCTTCGCAGAAACTTTCCTCAAAACAGAGAAGAGACTGGATATTCTCATCAACAATGCAG GGATTTGTATTCAGGGCACTACTGAAGATGGCTTTGGTCTTATGTTTGGTGTCAATCATCTTGGCCACTTCCTGCTGACTAACCTGCTGCTGGACAGATTGAAAGAGTGTGCCCCAAGCCGGATTGTCACACTTTCATCGGTTATGCATAAATATGGTAACCTTGACTTTGACACTCTTCGCACTCACAAAGAGTTTGGAGTAGGTAAGACTTGTGGGAGCATCTTCTGGATTTATGCACACAGCAAACTGTGCAATATTCTCTTCACTCATGAACTCGCAAAAAGACTACAAGGAACCAACGTCACCTGTTACAGCCTCCATCCAG GTGCTGTAAACTCCGATTTTACTCGCAATCTCAGCAAAATGACCAGGAGGTTAATAAAACCCATTACAACCCTGTTTTTTAAGGATGTAGAGGCCGGTGCGCAGACAAGTGTGTACTGTGCCGTGGAGGAGGGCATTGAATCCCTGAGTGGCAGGTATTTCTCCAACTGCGCCGTGCAGAAAGTGAAGCCCAAGGCTCAGGATGATGCTGTGGCCAAAAAACTGTGGGAAGTGAGTGAGACACTGAGTGGCCTGTCTTGA